In Pseudonocardia cypriaca, a single genomic region encodes these proteins:
- a CDS encoding IclR family transcriptional regulator has translation MSNDSRPEGATTTSVDNALWLLQLVGERQALRVAEAADLLGVARSTAHRLLTALRRRGFVMQDRPNGAYRPGPALYEIGLGAVSRIDIVRVARPVLEQLREETQETASLAVLEGAMIRFVDCAESPRSVRVGNRTGVVRPAHASAVGKAILAGLPDAELDRRYPGPELPPATTSAAVTETAVLRAELAEIRTRGYALNWEESSDGVCAVAVALRDTVGQPLAGLGVAAPSSRIGSPDGIRAFAPFVQRGAELVRERLRSPQ, from the coding sequence ATGTCGAACGACTCCCGACCCGAGGGTGCGACCACCACCTCGGTGGACAACGCCCTGTGGTTGCTGCAGCTGGTCGGTGAGCGCCAGGCGCTGCGGGTGGCGGAGGCCGCCGACCTGCTCGGAGTCGCCCGGTCCACCGCGCACCGGCTGCTCACCGCGCTGAGGCGCCGCGGCTTCGTGATGCAGGACCGGCCGAACGGCGCGTACCGGCCGGGGCCCGCGCTGTACGAGATCGGGCTGGGGGCGGTGAGCCGCATCGACATCGTCCGGGTGGCCCGCCCGGTGCTCGAGCAGCTCCGGGAGGAGACGCAGGAGACGGCGAGCCTCGCCGTCCTCGAAGGAGCCATGATCCGGTTCGTCGACTGCGCGGAGAGCCCCCGCTCGGTCCGGGTGGGCAACCGCACCGGCGTGGTGCGCCCCGCGCACGCATCCGCCGTGGGCAAGGCGATCCTCGCCGGGCTGCCCGACGCCGAGCTCGACCGCCGCTACCCGGGCCCGGAGCTACCGCCCGCCACCACCTCCGCCGCCGTCACCGAGACCGCGGTGCTGCGCGCCGAGCTGGCCGAGATCCGCACCCGCGGCTACGCGCTGAACTGGGAGGAGAGCAGCGACGGCGTGTGCGCGGTCGCCGTCGCGCTGCGCGACACCGTCGGCCAGCCGCTCGCCGGGCTGGGGGTGGCCGCGCCGAGCAGCCGGATCGGCAGCCCGGACGGGATCCGCGCCTTCGCGCCGTTCGTGCAGCGGGGCGCCGAGCTCGTGCGGGAGCGGCTGCGCTCGCCACAGTAA
- a CDS encoding inositol monophosphatase family protein: MTPYAPELRFARAFAAEAVAVVRRIRADGFDVATKADHTLVTTADHEVNRQFIEQVVARFPGDGVLGEEASRLTGGPRTWVIDPIDGTQQFVLGIPVFMVSVALVVDGRPVIGVAANPSTGETYWAEAGAGAYLDGARLRVSRRDGTTVPVIVSGGGAQPVSPNGLDADALLRVHTAPAVSSTAQRYPWPTVFSGCKVAEGSWDADLFGHTTAHDVAAVCVLVREAGGTVTDRSGADQRYDRPVDGCILSNGLVHEHLVRHWRPARACPAPPGRDGVSGG, translated from the coding sequence ATGACGCCCTACGCCCCGGAGCTGCGGTTCGCCCGCGCGTTCGCGGCCGAGGCCGTCGCCGTGGTCCGGCGGATCCGCGCCGACGGGTTCGACGTCGCGACGAAGGCCGACCACACCCTCGTCACCACCGCCGACCACGAGGTCAACCGGCAGTTCATCGAGCAGGTCGTGGCGCGCTTCCCGGGCGACGGCGTGCTGGGCGAGGAGGCCAGCCGCCTCACCGGCGGACCCCGCACCTGGGTGATCGACCCGATCGACGGCACCCAGCAGTTCGTGCTCGGCATCCCGGTCTTCATGGTGTCCGTCGCCCTCGTCGTGGACGGCCGCCCGGTCATCGGCGTCGCCGCCAACCCGTCCACCGGCGAGACCTACTGGGCGGAGGCAGGCGCCGGGGCGTACCTGGACGGCGCTCGGCTGCGGGTGTCGCGCCGCGACGGGACCACGGTGCCCGTGATCGTCAGCGGGGGCGGCGCGCAGCCCGTGTCGCCGAACGGCCTGGACGCCGACGCGCTGCTGCGCGTGCACACCGCACCTGCCGTCAGCAGCACGGCCCAGCGCTACCCGTGGCCGACGGTCTTCTCGGGGTGCAAGGTGGCCGAGGGCAGCTGGGACGCCGACCTCTTCGGCCACACCACCGCGCACGACGTGGCCGCCGTGTGCGTGCTCGTGCGTGAGGCGGGCGGAACGGTGACCGACCGCTCCGGCGCCGACCAGCGTTACGACCGTCCGGTGGACGGCTGCATCCTTTCCAACGGGCTCGTGCACGAACACCTGGTGCGCCACTGGCGGCCCGCGCGCGCCTGCCCGGCACCGCCCGGTCGTGACGGTGTCAGCGGCGGCTAG
- a CDS encoding fumarylacetoacetate hydrolase family protein — MRLALFDAARLGVVAPDGGALVDVTDALPWPHDPDPLTASWWRSLCRDFPSVAPALEQAAAAGPARPIGEVTLRAPALGPSKVLAAACNYGEHVTEMHGVQERTLGRVESWMMDFDVFLKAPSSIVGPGAGIVLPPDVVAAGHEVHHESELVVVIGRGGKDIPAESAMDAVLGFTAGLDITVRSAADRSRRKSYDTFSPLGPWIVTRDEVGDGSGLDILLTSGGEIRQSVNTRDMLVPVPEIVAYASSVMTLLPGDLLFTGAPAGVGPIASGEELEMSIGRIGSMGVHVV; from the coding sequence GTGAGGCTCGCCCTGTTCGACGCCGCCCGGCTCGGCGTGGTCGCACCGGACGGCGGCGCGCTCGTCGACGTCACCGACGCGCTCCCGTGGCCGCACGACCCCGACCCGCTGACGGCGAGCTGGTGGCGGTCGCTCTGCCGCGACTTCCCCTCGGTCGCCCCGGCGCTGGAGCAGGCCGCGGCGGCCGGACCGGCGCGACCCATCGGGGAGGTCACGCTGCGGGCGCCCGCGCTCGGGCCGTCGAAGGTGCTCGCCGCGGCCTGCAACTACGGCGAGCACGTCACCGAGATGCACGGCGTCCAGGAGCGCACGCTCGGCCGGGTCGAGTCGTGGATGATGGACTTCGACGTCTTCCTCAAGGCGCCGTCGTCGATCGTCGGACCGGGCGCGGGCATCGTGCTGCCGCCCGACGTGGTCGCCGCGGGCCACGAGGTGCACCACGAGTCCGAGCTGGTCGTGGTGATCGGCCGGGGCGGCAAGGACATACCCGCGGAGTCGGCCATGGACGCCGTACTCGGCTTCACCGCGGGGCTCGACATCACCGTGCGCAGCGCCGCCGATCGCTCCCGGCGCAAGAGCTACGACACCTTCAGCCCGCTCGGCCCGTGGATCGTCACGCGCGACGAGGTCGGCGACGGCTCCGGCCTCGACATCCTGCTCACGAGCGGCGGGGAGATCCGCCAGTCGGTGAACACCCGCGACATGCTCGTCCCCGTGCCGGAGATCGTGGCCTACGCGTCGTCGGTCATGACGCTGCTGCCCGGCGACCTGCTGTTCACCGGCGCACCGGCCGGGGTCGGCCCGATCGCGTCCGGGGAGGAGCTGGAGATGTCCATCGGCCGGATCGGGTCGATGGGCGTCCACGTGGTGTGA
- a CDS encoding ABC transporter permease codes for MRVARIWRLWFFATILVMWWVLSADSRSTFFPPLQKILTQLYDLWVVGDARRELWSSLGHFAIGYPAAGLLGIGIGALLWKFHRVGHAVSPVLYFVYVIPTAALLPAIVAVMGIGSPMKIAVIVLAAIWPTLLNTLDGMRGIDPVMLDTAKVMHMSSARTVRTVVLPGAMPQIMAGLRHSLQIAVIMMVVSELVASRSGIGFFILEAQQRFAMTEMWTGIIVLALVGSALTLLFIAVERVVLAWYLAPRTGKSGT; via the coding sequence GTGAGGGTGGCCAGGATCTGGCGGCTGTGGTTCTTCGCCACCATCCTGGTGATGTGGTGGGTGCTGTCCGCGGACAGCAGGTCGACGTTCTTCCCGCCGCTGCAGAAGATCCTGACCCAGCTCTACGACCTCTGGGTCGTCGGCGACGCCCGCCGCGAGCTGTGGTCGAGCCTCGGGCACTTCGCGATCGGCTACCCGGCCGCCGGGCTGCTGGGGATCGGGATCGGCGCCCTGCTGTGGAAGTTCCACCGCGTCGGGCACGCCGTCTCCCCGGTGCTGTACTTCGTCTACGTGATCCCGACGGCGGCGCTGCTGCCGGCGATCGTGGCGGTGATGGGCATCGGGTCGCCGATGAAGATCGCCGTCATCGTCCTGGCCGCGATCTGGCCGACGCTGCTGAACACCCTCGACGGGATGCGGGGCATCGACCCGGTCATGCTCGACACGGCCAAGGTCATGCACATGTCGTCGGCGCGGACGGTTCGCACCGTCGTGCTGCCGGGGGCGATGCCGCAGATCATGGCGGGCCTCCGGCACAGCCTGCAGATCGCGGTGATCATGATGGTGGTCAGCGAGCTCGTCGCCTCCCGCTCGGGCATCGGGTTCTTCATCCTCGAGGCCCAGCAGCGCTTCGCCATGACCGAGATGTGGACCGGGATCATCGTCCTCGCCCTCGTCGGCAGCGCCCTGACTCTCCTGTTCATCGCCGTCGAGCGCGTCGTCCTCGCGTGGTACCTAGCGCCCCGGACCGGAAAGTCCGGCACATGA
- a CDS encoding cupin domain-containing protein has product MTATTDTELEALYRDLAAVDLRPLWTITDRLLPPTPQPQAIPWLWSAATMKPLARRAIELVPVERGGERRVLSLQNPGLGGLPYAAGTLWGALQCLGPREAAPAHRHTPGAIRFVLEGDGVWTTVDGDACDMHPGDLVLTPSWNWHDHVNGGDGEMYWFDGLDLPMVAALDAVFFEEYPGPGEQQPEPAEHNRSEHTHHDGTRYRAGAVDGPLDPAPSPLLIYRWADTDAQLEQQAAASDEPLLTVEYVNPNTGASVLPTLGCGAHRIRAGRRSTPVRRVGNAVYVAFRGRGSTVIDGRRFDWGPGDMFVAPSWSAVEHAADEQADLFVLTDAPVQRALGLYREQVLPEPQAVTEVFTPRELR; this is encoded by the coding sequence ATGACAGCGACGACCGACACCGAGCTGGAGGCCCTCTACCGCGACCTGGCCGCGGTCGACCTCCGTCCGCTGTGGACGATCACCGACCGGCTGCTGCCGCCGACGCCGCAGCCGCAGGCGATCCCGTGGCTGTGGTCCGCGGCCACGATGAAGCCACTGGCCCGGCGCGCCATCGAGCTGGTGCCGGTCGAGCGCGGCGGCGAGCGCAGGGTGCTCAGCCTGCAGAACCCGGGCCTCGGCGGGCTGCCCTACGCGGCCGGGACGCTCTGGGGCGCGCTGCAGTGCCTCGGCCCGCGCGAGGCCGCGCCCGCGCACCGGCACACCCCCGGCGCCATCCGGTTCGTCCTGGAGGGCGACGGCGTCTGGACGACCGTCGACGGCGACGCCTGCGACATGCACCCCGGCGACCTGGTGCTGACGCCGTCCTGGAACTGGCACGACCACGTCAACGGCGGCGACGGCGAGATGTACTGGTTCGACGGCCTCGACCTGCCGATGGTGGCGGCGCTCGACGCCGTCTTCTTCGAGGAGTACCCCGGCCCCGGCGAGCAGCAGCCCGAGCCCGCCGAGCACAACCGGTCCGAGCACACCCACCACGACGGCACCCGCTACCGCGCAGGTGCCGTCGACGGGCCGCTCGACCCGGCCCCGTCGCCGCTGCTGATCTACCGCTGGGCTGACACCGACGCACAGCTCGAACAGCAGGCCGCCGCGTCCGACGAGCCGCTCCTCACCGTCGAGTACGTCAACCCGAACACCGGCGCCAGCGTGCTGCCGACGCTGGGGTGCGGAGCGCACCGCATCCGCGCCGGCCGGCGCAGCACCCCGGTCCGCCGGGTGGGCAATGCGGTCTACGTGGCGTTCCGGGGCAGGGGGTCCACCGTGATCGACGGCAGGCGGTTCGACTGGGGCCCGGGTGACATGTTCGTCGCGCCGTCCTGGTCGGCGGTTGAGCACGCCGCCGACGAGCAGGCCGACCTGTTCGTGCTCACCGACGCCCCCGTCCAGCGGGCGCTCGGCCTCTACCGGGAGCAGGTGCTGCCCGAGCCGCAGGCCGTCACCGAGGTGTTCACCCCGCGGGAGCTCCGGTGA
- a CDS encoding ROK family protein yields the protein MIPSTAAELRRAGLVRALRAVHAAGGQHTRARLARELSCTRATAAALVADLAELGLVAEGAAAPSGRRGRPTTALTPAPGGPVVVVLEIAVDAVRDAAVGLGGRLGEIRAAPLASHEPDRVLGLARAALHERLRAAGRRCAGVAISMYGIVEQPTGVVASAPNLGWDDVDVLPHLGVPAGLPVLVDNVAHLSALADARRGRGRGLGCVLYLHAAVGLGGALVLDGSPLRGRRGFAGEYGHLPLGEHGLPCRCGARGCWETEVDQLALARAAGRETPPHAAAATATALLAGAATDPQARRAVHDVARGLGRGIGALVNAHDPDLVVLAGHAAAVHAAAPDVVHDAAGHAALRVHRGALPPIVPTAFGEDGGLVGAAESLFDRLLEDPIALAASTEARS from the coding sequence ATGATCCCGTCAACCGCCGCGGAGCTGCGCCGCGCCGGCCTGGTCCGCGCGTTGCGCGCCGTCCACGCGGCAGGCGGGCAGCACACCCGGGCCCGGCTGGCCCGCGAGCTGAGCTGCACGCGTGCCACCGCAGCCGCGCTCGTCGCCGACCTCGCGGAGCTCGGGCTGGTCGCGGAGGGCGCGGCGGCGCCGTCCGGGCGGCGCGGGCGCCCCACCACTGCGCTCACGCCCGCTCCCGGCGGGCCGGTCGTGGTCGTCCTCGAGATCGCCGTCGACGCGGTGCGCGACGCGGCGGTGGGGCTCGGCGGTCGTCTGGGCGAGATCCGGGCGGCCCCGCTGGCATCCCATGAGCCCGACCGGGTCCTGGGCCTGGCGCGCGCCGCACTGCATGAGCGCCTCCGCGCCGCGGGACGCCGGTGCGCCGGCGTCGCGATCTCGATGTACGGGATCGTGGAGCAGCCGACCGGCGTCGTGGCCTCGGCCCCGAACCTCGGATGGGACGACGTCGACGTCCTGCCGCACCTCGGCGTGCCGGCCGGCCTGCCGGTGCTCGTCGACAACGTCGCCCACCTGTCGGCGCTCGCCGATGCCCGCCGGGGCCGCGGGCGAGGTCTCGGCTGCGTGCTCTACCTGCACGCCGCCGTCGGCCTCGGCGGGGCGCTCGTGCTCGACGGCAGCCCCCTGCGCGGGCGGAGGGGCTTCGCCGGGGAGTACGGGCACCTGCCGCTCGGCGAGCACGGCCTCCCGTGCCGGTGCGGGGCGCGGGGCTGCTGGGAGACCGAGGTGGACCAGCTGGCGCTCGCCAGGGCCGCCGGACGGGAGACGCCCCCGCATGCGGCGGCCGCGACGGCCACTGCTCTCCTGGCCGGCGCCGCAACCGACCCGCAGGCGCGGCGCGCCGTGCACGACGTGGCCCGCGGTCTCGGCCGGGGCATCGGGGCGCTGGTCAACGCCCACGACCCGGATCTCGTCGTGCTGGCCGGGCACGCCGCCGCGGTGCACGCGGCCGCTCCCGACGTCGTCCACGACGCAGCCGGGCACGCCGCCCTGCGCGTCCACCGCGGCGCCCTGCCGCCGATCGTCCCGACCGCGTTCGGCGAGGACGGCGGCCTCGTCGGCGCCGCCGAGTCGCTCTTCGACCGGCTCCTCGAGGACCCGATTGCCCTCGCCGCCAGCACCGAGGCCCGTTCATGA
- the glgA gene encoding glycogen synthase, which produces MNEKRVAVLTREFPPHVYGGGGVHVEFLVGALRELGVGVDVHCLGAARPGATAHPEDDPRLRAANPVLRILSADLSVAAALAGADLAHSHTWYTAMAGHWAAQLHGVPHVVTAHSLEPRRPWKAEQLGSGYRVSSWAERTAYEAADAVIAVSAAMRVDVLDCYPQLDPDRVHVVHNGVDADLYRPDPAVDLLEPLGVDLDRPYVAFVGRVARQKGLTHLLRAARLLDPAVQLVLLAGPPDTAALAAETRAAVAELAAERGGVVLVEGMRPRAQVRQVLTHAAVFCCPSVYEPLGIVNLEAMACGTAVVAAAVGGIPEVVADGVTGVLVPHDARDTEAFERDLAAAIDRLVADPGLAGAMGRAGRRRVLAEFAWDRAAERTATIYSALTAA; this is translated from the coding sequence GTGAACGAAAAGCGAGTGGCCGTGCTCACCAGGGAGTTCCCACCGCACGTGTACGGCGGTGGCGGCGTCCACGTGGAGTTCCTGGTCGGCGCACTGCGCGAGCTCGGCGTAGGCGTGGACGTGCACTGCCTCGGCGCGGCGCGGCCGGGCGCCACCGCGCACCCCGAGGACGACCCCCGGCTGCGCGCGGCCAACCCGGTGCTGCGGATCCTGTCGGCGGACCTGTCCGTCGCCGCCGCACTCGCAGGCGCGGACCTCGCCCACTCCCACACCTGGTACACCGCGATGGCGGGACACTGGGCGGCGCAGCTGCACGGCGTCCCGCACGTCGTCACCGCACACTCCCTGGAGCCGCGCCGCCCGTGGAAGGCCGAGCAGCTCGGCAGCGGCTACCGGGTGTCGAGCTGGGCGGAGCGCACCGCGTACGAGGCGGCGGACGCCGTGATCGCGGTCAGCGCGGCCATGCGCGTCGACGTGCTGGACTGCTACCCGCAGCTCGATCCCGACCGCGTGCACGTGGTGCACAACGGCGTCGACGCCGACCTCTACCGCCCCGATCCCGCCGTCGACCTGCTCGAACCGCTCGGCGTCGACCTCGACCGGCCCTACGTCGCGTTCGTGGGCCGGGTCGCCCGGCAGAAGGGGCTGACGCACCTGCTGCGCGCCGCGCGCCTCCTGGACCCCGCCGTGCAGCTCGTGCTGCTGGCCGGGCCGCCCGACACGGCGGCGCTCGCGGCCGAGACCAGGGCCGCGGTCGCCGAGCTGGCCGCGGAGCGGGGCGGCGTCGTCCTCGTCGAGGGCATGCGCCCGCGTGCGCAGGTGCGCCAGGTGCTCACCCACGCCGCCGTGTTCTGCTGCCCTTCGGTGTACGAGCCGCTCGGCATCGTCAACCTGGAGGCGATGGCGTGCGGGACCGCCGTCGTCGCCGCGGCCGTCGGCGGCATCCCCGAGGTGGTGGCCGACGGGGTCACCGGCGTCCTCGTGCCCCACGACGCCCGGGACACCGAGGCGTTCGAACGCGATCTGGCCGCGGCGATCGACCGGCTGGTCGCCGACCCCGGGCTGGCCGGCGCCATGGGACGCGCGGGACGGCGCCGCGTCCTCGCGGAGTTCGCATGGGACCGCGCGGCCGAACGGACGGCCACGATCTACTCCGCGCTCACCGCGGCCTGA
- a CDS encoding ABC transporter permease has product MTVGDTRWFKVTARVVVVLAVLGGWEYVSASGALDASTFPSMTATVTELVRQLQDADLWSAVGETMRGWSLGLLIGGSLAITVGTLLGLNRFAYLSVIPVVEFLKTVPVIAILPLAIVVWGATLEMKVFLVAFGVFWPLTIQTIYGVRAVDPVVRDTAVVLRLRGLRKFWTVTLPSAAPFVATGVRVAAAVGLILTIIAELIGGAEGLGLSILTSVNAGPDRLPATYAYILVTGAAGVAVTSAFAYLEQRLLHWHESRRNLVARGA; this is encoded by the coding sequence GTGACGGTCGGCGACACCCGCTGGTTCAAGGTCACGGCCAGGGTCGTCGTCGTCCTCGCGGTGCTCGGCGGCTGGGAGTACGTCAGCGCCTCCGGCGCGCTCGACGCGAGCACGTTCCCGAGCATGACCGCCACGGTGACCGAACTGGTCCGTCAGCTGCAGGACGCGGACCTCTGGAGCGCGGTGGGGGAGACGATGCGCGGCTGGTCGCTCGGCCTGCTCATCGGTGGCTCGCTGGCGATCACGGTGGGCACCTTGCTGGGCCTCAACCGGTTCGCCTACCTCAGCGTCATCCCGGTGGTCGAGTTCCTCAAGACGGTCCCGGTCATCGCGATCCTGCCGCTGGCCATCGTCGTGTGGGGCGCCACCCTGGAGATGAAGGTCTTCCTCGTCGCCTTCGGGGTGTTCTGGCCGCTGACCATCCAGACCATCTACGGCGTCCGCGCCGTCGACCCCGTGGTGCGCGACACGGCGGTGGTGCTGCGGCTGCGCGGCCTCCGCAAGTTCTGGACGGTGACGCTGCCCAGCGCGGCCCCGTTCGTCGCGACCGGGGTGCGCGTCGCCGCCGCCGTCGGCCTGATCCTGACGATCATCGCGGAGCTCATCGGCGGCGCCGAGGGCCTCGGTCTGTCCATCCTGACGTCGGTCAACGCAGGACCGGACCGGCTGCCCGCCACCTACGCCTACATCCTCGTCACCGGCGCGGCCGGGGTCGCCGTCACGAGCGCCTTCGCCTACCTGGAGCAGCGCCTGCTGCACTGGCACGAGAGCCGGCGCAACCTCGTGGCGAGGGGGGCGTGA
- a CDS encoding ABC transporter substrate-binding protein — MRKGVTAVALAAVMVVTAACGGGGGGSEPGRTEITVNIVPFTPNAVLFLGMEKGMFDERGITLELQNAASPVPVVASLVAGQADFGFVTTPVLINANREGTAIKCVAPIDGQISADRDASALVAAAGSGIDSLDDLSGKSVAVVQLASINLIGAKKMIEDAGSRGTEYIAMPFPQMPQALADGRVDAAVITSPYLETALADGAVALAHPSSDLFPNGTVYCYAATAQYLAENAAVAQGFHDAMEEAILYAKDHEDEALATLVEHLDLTPEQAKAQVIPTNYVPEINLDSIAAIQDLMAQQGSIPSTVNPADLVWQPGGGSS, encoded by the coding sequence ATGCGCAAGGGTGTGACGGCGGTTGCGCTGGCGGCCGTCATGGTCGTCACCGCTGCGTGTGGCGGCGGCGGTGGCGGCTCGGAACCGGGACGGACCGAGATCACCGTCAACATCGTCCCCTTCACCCCGAACGCCGTGCTCTTCCTCGGGATGGAGAAGGGCATGTTCGACGAGCGCGGGATCACCCTGGAGCTGCAGAACGCGGCATCGCCCGTCCCCGTCGTCGCCTCGCTGGTCGCCGGGCAGGCCGACTTCGGGTTCGTCACCACGCCCGTGCTCATCAACGCCAACCGCGAGGGCACCGCGATCAAGTGCGTCGCGCCGATCGACGGCCAGATCAGCGCGGACCGCGACGCCAGCGCCCTCGTCGCGGCCGCAGGCAGCGGCATCGACTCCCTCGACGACCTCTCCGGCAAGTCCGTCGCCGTCGTGCAGCTGGCCAGCATCAACCTGATCGGCGCGAAGAAGATGATCGAGGACGCCGGCTCGCGAGGCACCGAGTACATCGCGATGCCGTTCCCGCAGATGCCGCAGGCGCTCGCCGACGGGCGGGTGGACGCCGCGGTGATCACCTCGCCGTACCTCGAGACGGCCCTCGCGGACGGCGCCGTCGCGCTGGCCCACCCGAGCTCGGACCTGTTCCCGAACGGCACCGTCTACTGCTACGCGGCCACGGCCCAGTACCTGGCCGAGAACGCAGCGGTGGCCCAGGGCTTCCACGACGCCATGGAGGAGGCGATCCTCTACGCGAAGGACCACGAGGACGAGGCCCTCGCCACTCTCGTCGAGCACCTCGACCTCACGCCAGAACAGGCGAAGGCGCAGGTCATCCCGACCAACTACGTGCCCGAGATCAACCTCGACTCGATCGCAGCCATCCAGGACCTGATGGCCCAGCAGGGCTCGATACCCAGCACCGTGAACCCCGCCGACCTGGTCTGGCAGCCCGGCGGGGGTTCCTCGTGA
- a CDS encoding FAD-dependent oxidoreductase, protein MSPVSAARPVAVVGGGPVGMTAAATLAHAGLPVVLVEQSDEPRPDWRASTFHAATLEALETIDITAQMHAEGLVVPTYQFRDRRDGLIAEFDFRLLADATRFPYRLQLNQQHLVRMLHERLQGDPNVQLRLGTRLTGLRIAPSGPVLALQGPDGPTELAASYVIGADGPRSTVRAALGIAFDGYTYPERFAITSTSVDLQGLLPDLGHVNYVADPEQWLFILRTPESWRVVWPVPEGVSDEDATNPERLQRLLQGIAPYAPGYPVIDHQVYGVHQRVAATFRVGPVLLAGDAAHINSPIGGVGLNSGIHDAMDAARRLARIVRHGADPEPELDAYDRIRRTVAVEYVQADTQRNTDRLRERDEAVRRRHQDDMRAIAADPDKARDYIRRVSLLESVERFGIGRPPAELELEDVG, encoded by the coding sequence ATGTCCCCGGTGAGCGCGGCGCGGCCCGTGGCCGTCGTCGGCGGCGGGCCGGTCGGCATGACCGCCGCCGCGACGCTCGCGCACGCCGGTCTGCCCGTCGTGCTCGTCGAGCAGAGCGACGAGCCGCGGCCGGACTGGCGGGCCAGCACGTTCCACGCGGCCACGCTCGAGGCACTCGAGACGATCGACATCACCGCGCAGATGCACGCGGAGGGCCTCGTGGTCCCGACCTACCAGTTCCGGGACCGCCGCGACGGGCTGATCGCCGAGTTCGACTTCCGCCTGCTCGCCGACGCCACCCGGTTCCCCTACCGGTTGCAGCTCAACCAGCAGCACCTCGTGCGGATGCTCCACGAGCGGCTGCAGGGCGACCCGAACGTGCAGCTGCGCCTGGGCACCCGGCTGACGGGCCTGCGGATCGCGCCGTCCGGTCCGGTGCTCGCCCTCCAAGGCCCGGACGGGCCGACCGAGCTGGCCGCCTCGTACGTCATCGGGGCCGACGGACCGCGCAGCACCGTGCGCGCAGCCCTCGGGATCGCCTTCGACGGCTACACCTACCCGGAGCGGTTCGCGATCACCAGCACCTCGGTGGACCTGCAGGGGCTCCTCCCCGATCTCGGGCACGTCAACTACGTCGCCGACCCCGAGCAGTGGCTGTTCATCCTGCGCACCCCGGAGTCGTGGCGCGTGGTGTGGCCGGTCCCGGAGGGCGTGAGCGACGAGGACGCCACCAACCCGGAGCGGCTGCAGCGCCTGCTGCAGGGGATCGCGCCGTACGCGCCCGGCTACCCGGTCATCGACCACCAAGTCTATGGCGTGCACCAGCGTGTCGCCGCCACGTTCCGGGTCGGCCCGGTGCTGCTCGCGGGCGACGCCGCGCACATCAACTCGCCGATCGGCGGCGTAGGGCTCAACTCGGGGATCCACGACGCGATGGACGCGGCCCGCCGGCTCGCCCGGATCGTCCGCCACGGCGCCGACCCGGAGCCCGAGCTCGACGCCTACGACCGGATCCGCCGCACCGTTGCCGTCGAGTACGTGCAGGCCGACACCCAGCGCAACACGGACCGGCTGCGGGAGCGCGACGAGGCGGTCCGCCGCCGGCACCAGGACGACATGCGCGCGATCGCGGCCGACCCGGACAAGGCGCGCGACTACATCCGGCGGGTCTCCCTGCTGGAGAGCGTGGAGCGGTTCGGCATCGGCCGCCCGCCCGCCGAACTGGAGCTGGAGGACGTGGGATGA